From one Solanum stenotomum isolate F172 chromosome 12, ASM1918654v1, whole genome shotgun sequence genomic stretch:
- the LOC125849274 gene encoding protein REVEILLE 1 — translation MTIGDQSESDTILPSRNRMSVDVGARIQMEEQVIPGEEYAPKIRKPYTISKQRERWSEEEHKKFLEALKLHGRAWRRIEEHVGTKTAVQIRSHAQKFFSKVVRESSNGDASSVKSIEIPPPRPKRKPMHPYPRKMATPLKSGTLASEKLKRSGSPDLYLSEPENQSPTSVLSAFGSDAFGTVDSTKPSEQSSPVSSAVAENSGDLVLSEPSDFIVEESRSSPARAYTSSNPANQACVKLELFPEDKDFVKEGSDEASSTQCLKLFGKTVLVTDAYMPSSTSGQISLTDENDEPASRTLPRSSFPANWDSECPRSTFSIVPPTPSYYFPTPNGSPGPNQSDSSTPLLPSCASSAAAVRCTQVHNPIPMKGRPLFNDRDLEGKETQKEGSSTGSNAESVDAELSGDKNLEIEAQSSSRNLVEESVRGSLFERRANSTKRVKGFVPYKRCLAETTLTGEEREEQRTRLCL, via the exons ATGACTATAGGG gaTCAAAGTGAGTCGGACACGatacttccaagtaggaatagaaTGTCAGTTGATGTGGGAGCTCGCATCCAGATGGAAGAGCAAGTTATTCCAGGAGAAGAATATGCTCCTAAG ATAAGAAAACCATACACCATTTCAAAACAAAGAGAGAGGTGGTCAGAGGAAGAGCACAAAAAGTTCCTTGAAGCATTAAAGCTTCATGGTAGGGCATGGCGACGTATAGAAG AGCATGTGGGAACCAAAACTGCAGTTCAGATTAGAAGCCATGCTCAGAAGTTCTTTTCAAAG GTTGTTCGTGAATCGAGTAATGGTGATGCAAGCTCTGTGAAATCCATTGAGATCCCACCTCCTCGGCCTAAAAGAAAACCGATGCACCCTTATCCACGGAAAATGGCAACTCCACTTAAAAGTGGAACCCTGGCTTCAGAGAAATTGAAGAGGTCTGGTTCACCTGATCTCTATCTCTCCGAGCCAGAGAATCAGTCTCCTACCTCTGTGTTGTCTGCCTTTGGTTCAGATGCATTTGGCACGGTGGATTCCACTAAGCCAAGTGAGCAGTCATCACCCGTTTCATCAGCTGTCGCTGAGAATTCTGGTGATCTTGTACTTTCTGAACCATCCGATTTCATTGTAGAGGAGAGCAGATCTTCACCTGCCCGAGCTTATACTAGTTCAAATCCGGCCAATCAGGCTTGTGTG AAACTAGAGTTGTTTCCTGAAGACAAAGATTTTGTGAAAGAAGGCTCGGATGAGGCATCATCTACACAGTGTCTGAAGTTGTTTGGTAAAACCGTATTAGTCACTGATGCTTATATGCCTTCTTCAACTTCTGGCCAAATATCACTGACAGATGAGAATGATGAGCCAGCATCACGGACGTTGCCTCGAAGCTCCTTCCCTGCAAACTGGGATTCAGAATGTCCCCGAAGTACCTTTTCTATCGTCCCTCCTACGCCATCATATTACTTTCCCACACCAAATGGAAGTCCAGGGCCTAACCAAAGTGACTCTTCTACTCCTCTTTTGCCATCATGTGCATCATCTGCTGCAGCAGTTCGTTGCACTCAGGTGCATAACCCAATTCCAATGAAGGGACGTCCACTCTTTAATGACAGAgatttggaaggaaaggaaaCTCAAAAGGAAGGGTCTTCCACCGGCTCCAACGCAGAGTCAGTAGATGCAGAGTTGAGTGGAGACAAGAATTTGGAAATTGAAGCTCAGAGTAGTAGTCGAAATCTGGTAGAAGAGTCGGTTAGAGGCAGTTTGTTTGAACGAAGAGCAAATTCCACAAAGCGTGTGAAGGGTTTTGTTCCATATAAGAGATGTTTAGCTGAAACAACATTAACTGGGGAAGAAAGAGAGGAGCAACGAACCCGGTTATGTTTGTAG
- the LOC125849273 gene encoding protein CLMP1-like: MGKSGGRKKKGQNQNQNQGENHKPVVNGTVDLDSSIFLKRAHELKEEGNKRFQAKDFVGALQQYDNALKLTPKIHPERAVFHSNRAACMMQMKPIDYDSVISECTMALQVQPRFVRALLRRARALEAVGKYEMAMQDVQMLLDADGNHQDALEIAGRLSMILGPRQDAQQDLQSRPSPAALGASAVGAASIAGLGPCLPSRSMSKKPVPSTGATVVAVNSKPDKPSHVMPAENGTQAKVQLPRVSLKPSTGPSKPNVSPSRDDQKEHASTSASITVHGHSKEAVIRWRPLKLVYDHDIRLAQMPVNCSFRVLRDIVMKRFPMSKSVLVKYKDSDSDLVTITCTAELRLAESWVDSLVPKDPDADEGDFIGMLRLHIVEVSPEQEPALLEEEERPAESEENIADESVSHSSLSDSVVETLDSEINKSEKGITKEKTTTEDPECKEVEMDDWLFEFAQLFRTHVGIDPDAHIDLHELGMELSSEALEETLTSEAAQALFDKAALKFQEVAALAFFNWGNVHMCAARKRMPIDDSASKETMATKLQAAYDWVKEKYSLAKEKYEEALSIKPDFYEGLLALGQQQFEMAKLHWSFVLAKKEDLSCWDRTETLALFESAEEKMKAATQMWEKLEELRANELKDPSTSKKDELLRRKKKQGTGPEGEVSATGGPGEISADEAAQQAAVMRSQIHLFWGNMLFERSQVECKLGLTGWKVNLDTAVERFKLAGASEIDISTVLKNHCSNEEATQGSQEMVESLKTEGNDNPNDKSDASKA; encoded by the coding sequence ATGGGGAAATCAGGTGGTAGGaagaaaaagggtcaaaatcaaaaccagaATCAAGGGGAGAACCATAAACCTGTTGTTAATGGTACTGTTGATTTGGACTCatccattttcttaaaaagagcCCACGAACTGAAAGAAGAGGGAAACAAAAGGTTTCAGGCTAAGGATTTTGTAGGGGCTTTACAACAATATGATAATGCTCTCAAACTTACACCAAaaattcacccagaaagagctGTGTTCCATAGCAACAGAGCGGCCTGTATGATGCAAATGAAACCCATAGATTATGATTCTGTTATTTCTGAGTGTACTATGGCACTTCAGGTTCAGCCTCGGTTTGTTCGAGCTCTTCTACGGAGGGCCCGTGCACTTGAGGCTGTGGGTAAGTATGAAATGGCAATGCAAGATGTGCAAATGCtattggatgccgatgggaatCATCAGGATGCCTTGGAAATTGCAGGGCGGTTGAGCATGATACTTGGTCCTCGCCAGGATGCCCAGCAAGACCTCCAGAGCCGCCCATCTCCAGCTGCACTTGGTGCATCTGCAGTGGGTGCCGCCTCTATTGCTGGTCTAGGACCCTGTTTACCTTCTCGATCAATGTCTAAGAAGCCAGTACCATCAACTGGGGCTACGGTTGTAGCAGTTAATAGTAAACCAGATAAGCCCTCTCATGTTATGCCAGCTGAAAATGGTACTCAGGCCAAAGTTCAGTTGCCAAGGGTTTCCTTGAAGCCTTCAACTGGTCCTTCTAAACCTAATGTAAGTCCTAGTAGGGATGATCAGAAGGAGCATGCTTCTACCTCAGCATCAATTACAGTCCATGGACATTCTAAAGAGGCTGTGATTCGTTGGAGGCCATTGAAACTTGTTTATGACCATGATATAAGACTTGCCCAAATGCCTGTAAATTGCAGTTTTAGAGTCTTAAGGGATATTGTTATGAAACGGTTTCCAATGTCCAAATCTGTTCTTGTTAAATATAAGGACAGTGACAGTGATTTGGTAACTATTACCTGTACGGCTGAGCTTAGATTGGCCGAGTCCTGGGTTGATAGTCTAGTACCAAAAGACCCTGATGCAGATGAAGGTGACTTCATTGGGATGCTGAGATTGCATATTGTCGAGGTGAGTCCTGAACAAGAACCAGCTTTGTTGGAAGAGGAAGAGAGGCCTgctgagagtgaggagaatatAGCAGATGAGAGTGTATCCCACTCTTCACTAAGTGATTCCGTTGTGGAAACTCTGGACAGTGAGATTAACAAGTCAGAGAAGGGCATTACCAAAGAGAAAACCACAACAGAAGATCCTGAATGCAAGGAGGTTGAGATGGATGATTGGTTGTTCGAGTTTGCTCAGTTATTCAGGACTCATGTTGGCATTGATCCGGATGCCCACATTGACCTGCATGAGCTTGGAATGGAGCTTAGCTCTGAAGCCCTTGAGGAGACTCTGACAAGTGAAGCAGCTCAAGCTCTTTTTGACAAGGCTGCCTTAAAGTTTCAGGAAGTTGCTGCTCTGGCTTTTTTCAACTGGGGAAATGTTCACATGTGTGCAGCAAGGAAACGAATGCCAATTGATGATTCTGCGTCAAAGGAGACGATGGCTACCAAGCTTCAAGCAGCATATGACTGggtgaaagaaaaatattctctGGCCAAAGAGAAGTATGAGGAGGCTCTCTCGATTAAACCAGACTTTTACGAGGGGTTGTTGGCATTAGGGCAGCAGCAATTTGAAATGGCAAAACTTCACTGGTCCTTTGTCTTGGCTAAGAAAGAGGACCTGTCATGTTGGGATCGCACTGAGACGCTTGCTCTATTTGAAAGTGCAGAAGAGAAAATGAAAGCAGCAACTCAGATGTGGGAAAAGCTGGAGGAGCTGAGGGCTAATGAACTAAAAGATCCTAGTACAAGCAAGAAGGATGAACTActaaggagaaagaagaaacagGGAACTGGTCCTGAAGGTGAGGTGTCAGCTACAGGTGGTCCAGGTGAAATTTCAGCTGATGAGGCTGCACAGCAAGCTGCTGTAATGCGATCTCAAATACATTTATTTTGGGGTAACATGCTTTTTGAGCGGTCTCAAGTTGAATGTAAATTGGGGTTGACTGGTTGGAAGGTGAACCTTGATACTGCAGTTGAACGATTTAAGCTTGCTGGAGCTTCTGAAATTGACATCTCAACAGTTCTGAAGAATCATTGTTCCAATGAAGAAGCTACTCAGGGATCTCAGGAAATGGTTGAGAGCCTGAAGACTGAGGGGAATGATAATCCAAATGACAAGAGTGATGCCAGTAAAGCTTAG